The following are from one region of the Streptomyces changanensis genome:
- a CDS encoding SSI family serine proteinase inhibitor, which yields MLRRLVLTSAASLAALGVATPLAVAAPLPPLPSLLGAPDSLTITVERSGNPTADGTFKLECDGDRGTGTHPRAQRACERLAELSQDGQDPFSPVPQDRMCTQQHGGPATARVEGTWHGRPVEAEFARTNGCEIARWENMQPVLPQARS from the coding sequence ATGCTGCGCCGTCTCGTCCTCACCTCCGCCGCCTCCCTCGCCGCCCTCGGCGTCGCCACCCCCCTCGCCGTGGCCGCGCCGCTGCCCCCGCTGCCGTCGCTGCTGGGCGCGCCCGACTCCCTGACGATCACCGTCGAGCGGTCCGGCAACCCGACGGCCGACGGCACGTTCAAGCTGGAGTGTGACGGCGACCGGGGCACCGGTACCCACCCGCGCGCCCAGCGCGCCTGCGAACGGCTGGCGGAGCTGTCGCAGGACGGCCAGGACCCGTTCAGCCCGGTGCCGCAGGACCGGATGTGCACCCAGCAGCACGGCGGCCCCGCCACGGCCCGGGTCGAGGGGACCTGGCACGGCCGGCCGGTCGAGGCCGAATTCGCGCGGACCAACGGCTGCGAGATCGCCCGCTGGGAGAACATGCAGCCGGTCCTGCCGCAGGCGCGGTCGTAG
- a CDS encoding DUF7677 family protein has product MPSTAWESRVDAGTTRSAAGRVVGTGRSVAVTPGRPGAGLAHHGRVTHLPTDVRAAIRFFAFYLANDTLDVDLLDGIDYRDRVFRFGSDLEMAFAIFTNVLEVDEEGRTLNDGEAQYRVAQWIRMRCDPDYTAEPPFEAWETELHGP; this is encoded by the coding sequence GTGCCATCCACCGCCTGGGAGAGCCGGGTGGACGCCGGTACGACGAGGAGCGCCGCCGGCCGCGTCGTCGGCACCGGCCGGTCCGTCGCCGTCACCCCCGGACGCCCCGGCGCGGGTCTCGCCCATCATGGCCGGGTGACGCACCTACCCACCGACGTACGGGCCGCCATCCGGTTCTTCGCCTTCTACCTGGCCAATGACACCCTCGACGTCGACCTGCTCGACGGGATCGACTACCGGGACCGGGTGTTCCGGTTCGGGTCGGACCTGGAGATGGCCTTCGCCATCTTCACCAACGTCCTGGAGGTCGACGAGGAGGGCCGGACGCTCAACGACGGCGAGGCTCAGTACCGGGTCGCCCAGTGGATCAGGATGCGGTGCGACCCCGACTACACGGCGGAACCGCCGTTCGAGGCGTGGGAGACCGAACTGCACGGGCCCTGA
- a CDS encoding DUF2797 domain-containing protein produces the protein MSGGWRCRGVRWVAGRPVWAWEGGRTSPLTHGRELGFRVTGERRCPGARGNPCPTGAVVPARSTGGTCPECARLDRAHSVAADTALDDPRVFRVYLAWFGGALLKVGITAEERGDARLLEQGAVAFAWLGRGPLMAARRTEEVLGAALGVPDRIPYAAKRLARVDLPGPTARAERIERAYRDARAVGGWADTLEALPLDGVRDHVDVFGLRHVERVDGVVGRLAGGGELRGTVLAVAGPDLHLELDDGRQVVLDGRLAAGWELARAEGGTTLPVEVVQRGLF, from the coding sequence GTGAGCGGCGGCTGGCGCTGCCGGGGCGTCCGGTGGGTCGCGGGCCGCCCCGTCTGGGCCTGGGAGGGTGGGCGGACCAGCCCGCTCACCCACGGGCGCGAGCTCGGCTTCCGCGTCACGGGGGAGCGCCGCTGCCCCGGAGCGCGCGGCAACCCCTGTCCCACCGGTGCCGTCGTCCCCGCCCGGAGCACCGGCGGCACGTGCCCCGAGTGCGCGCGGCTCGACCGGGCGCACTCCGTCGCCGCCGACACCGCCCTGGACGACCCGCGCGTCTTCCGTGTGTACCTCGCCTGGTTCGGCGGCGCGCTCCTCAAGGTCGGGATCACCGCCGAGGAGCGGGGCGACGCGCGCCTCCTCGAACAGGGGGCCGTCGCCTTCGCCTGGCTCGGGCGCGGGCCCCTGATGGCCGCCCGGCGCACCGAGGAGGTGCTGGGCGCCGCGCTCGGCGTGCCCGACCGGATCCCGTACGCGGCGAAGCGCCTGGCCCGGGTCGACCTGCCGGGACCCACCGCGAGGGCCGAGCGGATCGAACGCGCGTACCGCGACGCCCGCGCCGTCGGGGGATGGGCGGACACCCTGGAGGCACTGCCCCTCGACGGGGTGCGCGACCACGTCGACGTCTTCGGGTTGCGGCACGTGGAGCGGGTCGACGGCGTCGTCGGACGCCTCGCCGGAGGCGGGGAGCTGCGCGGCACGGTGCTCGCCGTCGCGGGGCCCGACCTGCACCTGGAGCTGGACGACGGGCGGCAGGTCGTGCTCGACGGCCGGCTCGCCGCGGGGTGGGAGCTCGCCCGTGCGGAGGGCGGCACGACCCTGCCGGTCGAGGTGGTGCAACGCGGCCTGTTCTGA
- a CDS encoding amidohydrolase family protein, with protein sequence MDGPGGRAAGGTGRTVGADGTPRDARHGGGGGGGGGGEAAAVRAVARRLGLPGLLDVHTHFMPDRVLRKVWAYFDGVEDLTGVAWPITYREEEDRRVDLLRRFGVLRFTSMVYPHKAGMARWLNDWAAGFATRVPECLCTGTLYPEDGVGRYVTEHLARGARVFKVHLQVGDFDPNDPLLDPAWGALADARVPVVVHCGSGPTPGAHTGPGPVGRLLARYPRLRLVVAHMGMPEYADFLDLAERYDEVRLDTTMVFTDFSERLAPFPRQEHGRLLALGDRVLLGSDFPNIPYGYLHQLEALERLGLGDDWLRGVLHGNAAALFADAGTGADPGTGADPGTGAAGTGTAGTGMDSQGIHRNA encoded by the coding sequence ATGGACGGACCGGGTGGCCGGGCGGCCGGCGGCACGGGCAGGACGGTCGGGGCGGACGGGACGCCGCGGGACGCGCGACACGGCGGAGGCGGCGGAGGCGGTGGGGGCGGGGAGGCAGCGGCCGTACGGGCGGTCGCCCGCCGGCTCGGACTGCCCGGACTCCTCGACGTGCACACGCACTTCATGCCCGACCGCGTCCTGCGCAAGGTGTGGGCCTACTTCGACGGCGTCGAGGACCTGACCGGCGTCGCCTGGCCGATCACCTACCGCGAGGAGGAGGACCGGCGCGTCGACCTGCTGCGCCGGTTCGGGGTGCTGCGGTTCACGTCGATGGTCTACCCGCACAAGGCCGGCATGGCCCGGTGGCTCAACGACTGGGCGGCGGGGTTCGCCACGCGGGTGCCGGAGTGCCTGTGCACGGGGACGCTCTACCCGGAGGACGGCGTCGGGCGGTACGTCACCGAGCACCTCGCGCGCGGGGCGCGGGTGTTCAAGGTGCACCTCCAGGTCGGCGACTTCGACCCGAACGACCCGCTCCTCGACCCGGCCTGGGGCGCCCTCGCCGACGCGCGCGTACCGGTCGTCGTCCACTGCGGCTCCGGCCCCACGCCCGGCGCCCACACGGGCCCGGGCCCCGTCGGGAGGCTGCTCGCCCGGTACCCGCGGCTGCGGCTGGTCGTCGCGCACATGGGCATGCCCGAGTACGCCGACTTCCTCGACCTCGCCGAGCGGTACGACGAGGTGCGGCTCGACACCACGATGGTCTTCACCGACTTCTCCGAGCGCCTCGCGCCCTTCCCCCGCCAGGAGCACGGCCGGCTCCTCGCCCTCGGCGACCGCGTCCTGCTCGGCAGCGACTTCCCCAACATCCCCTACGGCTACCTCCACCAGCTGGAGGCCCTGGAACGGCTCGGACTCGGGGACGACTGGCTGCGGGGCGTGCTCCACGGGAACGCCGCCGCCCTCTTCGCCGACGCGGGGACGGGTGCCGACCCGGGGACGGGTGCCGACCCGGGCACGGGAGCGGCGGGGACGGGCACGGCGGGGACGGGTATGGATTCTCAGGGAATTCACAGGAACGCGTAA
- a CDS encoding response regulator transcription factor → MTASPSPLRTRAGTRRPDSGPVRVLVVGAEPSLSELLFLALRHEGWEVRSAENGAEAVQAARDFRPDAVVLDVKLPDTDGLSVLQRLRRDRAETPVLFLTAKDSVEDRVAGLTAGGDDHVTKPFGLEDVVARLRGLVRRSGAGLERGGSLLVVGDLTLDEDSHEVTRGGQGIHLTATEFELLRFLMRNPRRVLSKAQILDRVWSYDFRGQANVVELYVSYLRRKIDAGRTPMIHTRRGAGYLIKPGE, encoded by the coding sequence ATGACCGCCTCCCCCTCCCCCCTTCGGACCCGCGCCGGGACGCGCCGCCCCGACAGCGGTCCCGTCCGCGTTCTCGTCGTCGGCGCCGAGCCGTCACTGTCGGAACTGCTGTTCCTCGCCCTCCGCCACGAGGGCTGGGAGGTCCGCAGCGCGGAGAACGGCGCCGAGGCCGTGCAGGCCGCGCGGGACTTCCGGCCCGACGCCGTCGTGCTCGACGTGAAGCTGCCCGACACGGACGGGTTGAGCGTCCTGCAGCGGCTGCGGCGCGACCGCGCGGAGACGCCCGTGCTGTTCCTGACGGCGAAGGACTCCGTCGAGGACCGCGTCGCCGGGCTCACCGCCGGCGGAGACGACCACGTCACCAAGCCGTTCGGCCTGGAGGACGTCGTCGCGCGGCTGCGCGGCCTGGTCCGCCGCTCCGGCGCCGGCCTCGAACGCGGCGGGTCGCTGCTGGTCGTCGGCGACCTGACCCTCGACGAGGACAGCCACGAGGTGACGCGGGGCGGGCAGGGTATCCACCTCACCGCGACCGAGTTCGAACTGCTGCGCTTCCTCATGCGCAACCCACGGCGCGTGCTCAGCAAGGCACAGATCCTCGACCGCGTGTGGTCCTACGACTTCCGCGGCCAGGCGAACGTCGTCGAGCTGTACGTCTCCTACCTCCGCCGCAAGATCGACGCCGGTCGTACGCCGATGATCCACACCCGGCGGGGAGCCGGTTACCTGATCAAACCCGGCGAGTGA
- a CDS encoding MFS transporter, with translation MTATTAENPPTAAAPGGGHPQRWLILAVICLAQLTVLLDNTVLNVAIPSLTRELDASTADIQWMINAYALVQSGLLLTAGNAADRYGRKRMLLTGLALFGVGSLAAGLAQSSTQLIAARAGMGVGGALLMTTTLAVVVQIFDDTERVKAIALWSTVSSLGFAAGPLLGGFVLDHFWWGAIFLVNLPVAVLGLIAVALLVPESRHKQGDRPDLLGAVLSTVGMTALVYAIINGPEHGWTSGQVLGSASLGLVVMGAFAFWELRVPHPMLDMHFFRDQRFVGAVAGAILVAFGMTGSLFLLTQHLQFVLGYDPLAAGLRTAPLALTVVVLNLSGVGARLLPKLGTPLTIALGMALVSAGLASIALLGGAHGYGGMLLGLVVMGAGVSLSMPAMANAIMSAIPPEKAGVGAGINGTLAEIGNGLGVAVLGAVLNARFAALASVTAVSLPAALAAAEGPSERARIADAFAAGLETSQLVGAVAVLAGGLLAALLLRRAERRAPAPA, from the coding sequence GTGACGGCGACGACCGCCGAGAACCCGCCCACCGCCGCCGCGCCCGGCGGCGGCCACCCGCAGCGCTGGCTGATCCTCGCCGTCATCTGCCTGGCCCAGCTCACCGTGCTGCTCGACAACACCGTGCTCAACGTGGCGATCCCCTCCCTCACCCGGGAGCTGGACGCGTCCACCGCCGACATCCAGTGGATGATCAACGCCTACGCCCTGGTCCAGTCCGGCCTCCTGCTGACCGCGGGCAACGCCGCCGACCGCTACGGCCGCAAGCGGATGCTCCTCACCGGCCTCGCGCTCTTCGGCGTCGGCTCGCTCGCCGCCGGCCTCGCGCAGAGCTCCACGCAGCTCATCGCCGCCCGCGCGGGCATGGGCGTCGGCGGCGCGCTGCTGATGACCACGACGCTCGCCGTCGTCGTCCAGATCTTCGACGACACGGAGCGGGTCAAGGCCATCGCCCTGTGGTCCACGGTCAGCTCGCTCGGCTTCGCCGCCGGCCCCCTGCTGGGCGGGTTCGTGCTCGACCACTTCTGGTGGGGCGCCATCTTCCTGGTCAACCTGCCGGTCGCCGTGCTCGGCCTCATCGCCGTCGCCCTCCTCGTACCGGAGTCCCGGCACAAGCAGGGCGACCGTCCCGACCTGCTCGGCGCGGTGCTGTCCACGGTCGGTATGACGGCGCTGGTGTACGCCATCATCAACGGCCCCGAACACGGCTGGACCTCCGGGCAGGTCCTCGGCTCGGCCTCGCTCGGCCTGGTCGTCATGGGCGCGTTCGCGTTCTGGGAGCTGCGCGTCCCGCACCCCATGCTGGACATGCACTTCTTCCGCGACCAGCGGTTCGTGGGCGCCGTCGCGGGCGCGATCCTGGTCGCGTTCGGCATGACCGGCTCGCTGTTCCTGCTCACGCAGCACCTGCAGTTCGTCCTCGGGTACGACCCGCTCGCCGCCGGTCTGCGCACGGCCCCGCTCGCCCTGACCGTCGTCGTGCTGAATCTCAGCGGGGTCGGCGCCAGGCTGCTGCCGAAGCTTGGCACGCCCCTCACCATCGCCCTCGGCATGGCCCTGGTCTCGGCCGGGCTCGCCTCGATCGCGCTCCTCGGCGGCGCGCACGGCTACGGCGGGATGCTCCTCGGCCTCGTCGTCATGGGCGCGGGCGTCTCCTTGTCGATGCCGGCCATGGCCAACGCCATCATGAGCGCCATACCGCCGGAGAAGGCCGGTGTCGGCGCCGGGATCAACGGCACCCTCGCCGAGATCGGCAACGGCCTGGGCGTCGCCGTGCTGGGTGCCGTGCTGAACGCGCGGTTCGCCGCGCTCGCCTCGGTCACCGCCGTCTCCCTGCCGGCGGCGCTCGCCGCGGCGGAGGGCCCGTCGGAGCGGGCCCGTATCGCCGACGCGTTCGCGGCGGGCCTGGAGACCAGCCAGCTGGTCGGCGCGGTCGCGGTCCTCGCGGGCGGCCTGCTCGCGGCGCTGCTGCTGCGGCGGGCGGAGCGACGCGCGCCGGCCCCGGCATAG
- a CDS encoding TetR/AcrR family transcriptional regulator produces the protein MVAAADRDTKRPARMSVWLDGKAATSRGRRPGGDQPSGLDRDRITAATVRLLDEEGLAKFSMRRLAAELNVTAMSLYWYVDSKDDLLELASDAAVGEVPLPDEAEDGDWRDRLRRLAEGYRALLVRHPWMSPLMGRFLNVGPHWAAFVLSVQRIVRSTGLPPDRQTGAIAAVFQFVYGFGTIEGHFLRRCEEAGLSQDEYFRYAMSAVDGQPELAPMVDSAAEMVAARGGGTVEEMRDRDFAFAFELLLAGIEAMSSGDGT, from the coding sequence ATGGTGGCGGCAGCCGATCGCGACACGAAGCGCCCGGCGCGCATGAGCGTCTGGCTGGACGGCAAGGCGGCGACGTCCCGGGGCCGCAGGCCGGGCGGCGACCAGCCGTCCGGCCTGGACCGCGACCGCATCACGGCGGCGACGGTGCGGCTGCTGGACGAGGAGGGCCTCGCCAAGTTCTCCATGCGCCGGCTCGCGGCCGAGCTGAACGTGACCGCGATGTCCCTGTACTGGTACGTCGACTCCAAGGACGACCTGCTGGAGCTGGCGAGCGACGCGGCGGTCGGCGAGGTGCCGCTGCCCGACGAGGCGGAGGACGGCGACTGGCGCGACCGGCTGCGCCGGCTCGCCGAGGGGTACCGGGCCCTGCTCGTCCGCCACCCGTGGATGTCACCGCTGATGGGCCGCTTCCTCAACGTCGGCCCGCACTGGGCGGCGTTCGTCCTGTCCGTGCAGCGGATCGTCCGCTCCACCGGCCTGCCCCCGGACCGCCAGACCGGCGCCATCGCCGCGGTCTTCCAGTTCGTGTACGGCTTCGGCACGATCGAGGGCCACTTCCTCCGGCGCTGCGAGGAGGCCGGGCTCAGCCAGGACGAGTACTTCCGGTACGCGATGAGCGCCGTCGACGGGCAGCCGGAGCTGGCCCCGATGGTCGACTCCGCCGCGGAGATGGTGGCCGCCCGGGGCGGCGGGACGGTGGAGGAGATGCGCGACCGCGACTTCGCCTTCGCCTTCGAGCTGCTGCTCGCGGGCATCGAGGCGATGTCCTCCGGCGACGGCACCTGA
- a CDS encoding MDR family MFS transporter, with product MATTTPTDVRDGHADGAAGEPMTHRQIMEALSGLLLGMFVAILSSTIVSNALPEIISDLGGGQSAYTWVVTASLLAMTATTPLWGKLADLFSKKLLVQLALVIYVVGSIVAGLSQSAGMLIACRVVQGIGVGGLSALAQIVMAAMISPRERGRYSGYLGATFAVATVGGPLIGGVITDTDWLGWRWCFYVGVPFAVLALIVLQKTLRLPVVRREVKVDWSGAALISAAVSLLLVWVTFAGDKYDWLSWQSYLMVGGSVLLGAAFVLVESRASDPIIPLRLFRNRTITLASLASLFVGVAMFAGTVFFSQYFQLARDKSPTMSGVMTIPMIAGLFVSSTVSGLVITRTGRWKAWLVTGGALVTAGLGLLGGLRYDTEYWHVAVYMAVLGLGLGMMMQNLVLCTQNQVATADLGAASSVVTFFRSLGGAVGVSALGAVMANKVTEYVKDGLTALGPQGAALGHGGTGGGGIPDLEKLPEPIRLVMENAYGHAVGDIFLYSAPFALVAFLVTLFIREVALKSAKADH from the coding sequence ATGGCTACGACCACACCGACCGACGTGCGGGACGGCCACGCCGACGGGGCCGCCGGCGAGCCGATGACGCACCGACAGATCATGGAGGCGCTGTCCGGGCTGCTGCTCGGCATGTTCGTCGCCATCCTGTCGTCGACGATCGTCTCCAACGCCCTCCCCGAGATCATCTCCGACCTCGGCGGCGGCCAGAGCGCCTACACCTGGGTGGTGACGGCGTCGCTCCTCGCGATGACGGCGACCACTCCGCTGTGGGGCAAGCTCGCGGACCTCTTCTCCAAGAAGCTGTTGGTGCAGCTGGCACTCGTCATCTACGTCGTCGGTTCGATCGTCGCGGGCCTGTCGCAGAGCGCGGGCATGCTGATCGCCTGCCGCGTCGTCCAGGGCATCGGCGTCGGCGGGCTGTCGGCCCTCGCCCAGATCGTCATGGCCGCGATGATCTCCCCGCGCGAGCGCGGCCGGTACTCCGGCTACCTCGGGGCGACCTTCGCCGTCGCGACGGTCGGGGGGCCGCTGATCGGCGGCGTCATCACCGACACCGACTGGCTGGGCTGGCGCTGGTGCTTCTACGTGGGCGTGCCCTTCGCCGTCCTCGCGCTGATCGTGCTCCAGAAGACGCTGCGCCTGCCGGTGGTCCGGCGTGAGGTGAAGGTCGACTGGTCGGGCGCGGCCCTGATCAGCGCCGCCGTGTCGCTGCTGCTCGTGTGGGTGACCTTCGCCGGGGACAAGTACGACTGGCTGTCGTGGCAGTCGTACCTGATGGTGGGCGGCTCGGTGCTGCTCGGCGCGGCGTTCGTGCTGGTGGAGTCCCGGGCGAGCGACCCGATCATCCCGCTGCGCCTCTTCCGCAACCGCACGATCACGCTGGCCTCGCTGGCCTCGCTCTTCGTCGGCGTCGCGATGTTCGCGGGCACGGTCTTCTTCAGCCAGTACTTCCAGCTGGCCCGGGACAAGAGCCCGACCATGTCCGGCGTCATGACCATACCGATGATCGCGGGCCTGTTCGTGTCGTCCACCGTCTCGGGCCTGGTGATCACCCGGACCGGGCGCTGGAAGGCGTGGCTGGTGACCGGTGGCGCGCTGGTGACGGCGGGCCTCGGACTCCTCGGCGGACTGCGCTACGACACCGAGTACTGGCACGTCGCGGTGTACATGGCGGTCCTCGGCCTGGGACTCGGCATGATGATGCAGAACCTCGTCCTGTGCACCCAGAACCAGGTCGCCACCGCCGACCTGGGCGCCGCCTCGTCGGTCGTGACGTTCTTCCGCTCCCTGGGCGGCGCCGTGGGCGTCTCCGCACTGGGCGCGGTCATGGCGAACAAGGTCACGGAGTACGTCAAGGACGGCCTCACCGCCCTCGGCCCGCAGGGCGCGGCCCTCGGCCACGGCGGCACGGGCGGCGGCGGCATCCCCGACCTGGAGAAGCTGCCGGAGCCGATCCGCCTGGTGATGGAGAACGCGTACGGGCACGCCGTCGGCGACATCTTCCTGTACTCGGCGCCCTTCGCCCTGGTCGCCTTCCTGGTGACGCTGTTCATCCGTGAGGTCGCGCTGAAGAGCGCGAAGGCCGACCACTGA
- a CDS encoding MarR family winged helix-turn-helix transcriptional regulator, whose protein sequence is MAARGQYEELARQLSAVGAVKRGIARMLPTECPSGAAAVLALLDRYGDMRMSRLAELMAIDMSVTSRHVAHVVERDWVERSPDPGDRRSRILRLTPDGRAVLRDLGRRAADLFADRLGDWSDDEVGQLITLLARLRGSFGDCRAQPTRARTPQEEPQPAHTTQTTYA, encoded by the coding sequence GTGGCAGCACGCGGTCAGTACGAAGAGCTGGCCCGCCAGCTCAGCGCCGTCGGAGCCGTCAAGCGCGGCATCGCACGGATGCTCCCCACCGAGTGCCCCAGCGGGGCGGCCGCGGTGCTGGCCCTGCTGGACCGGTACGGGGACATGCGGATGAGCCGGCTGGCGGAGCTGATGGCCATCGACATGTCGGTGACCAGCCGCCACGTCGCCCACGTCGTGGAACGCGACTGGGTGGAGCGTTCACCCGACCCGGGCGACCGGCGCTCCCGCATCCTGCGGCTCACCCCGGACGGCCGGGCGGTCCTCCGGGACCTCGGGCGACGCGCCGCGGACCTGTTCGCGGACCGGCTCGGGGACTGGTCCGACGACGAGGTCGGACAGCTGATCACCTTGCTGGCCCGCCTGCGCGGATCCTTCGGGGACTGCCGGGCGCAGCCGACGAGGGCGCGGACACCGCAGGAAGAACCGCAACCAGCACACACGACGCAGACGACGTACGCGTAA
- a CDS encoding RNA polymerase sigma factor SigF, with product MSAEQGSSKVLTLTKSEPAALLDSSEAIDTRTLSRSLFLRLRTLDAAGAATDSPERTYVRDTLIELNLPLVRYAAARFRSRNEPMEDIVQVGTIGLIKAIDRFDCERGVEFPTFAMPTVVGEIKRFFRDTSWSVRVPRRLQELRLALTKASDELAQKLDRSPTVPELAAVLGVSEDDVVDGLAVGNAYTASSLDSPSLEDDGGEGSLADRLGYEDTALEGVEYRESLKPLLAKLPTRERQIIMLRFFANMTQSQIGEEVGISQMHVSRLLTRTLAQLREGLISD from the coding sequence ATGTCCGCAGAACAGGGCAGCTCGAAGGTGTTGACGCTCACCAAGAGCGAACCGGCCGCGCTTCTCGACTCCTCGGAAGCCATCGACACGCGTACGCTCTCCCGCTCCCTGTTCCTCCGCCTCCGCACGCTGGACGCGGCGGGCGCGGCGACGGACAGCCCGGAGCGTACGTACGTGCGTGACACGCTCATCGAGCTCAACCTGCCGCTCGTGCGGTACGCGGCGGCCCGCTTCCGCTCCCGGAACGAGCCCATGGAGGACATCGTCCAGGTCGGCACCATCGGCCTGATCAAGGCGATCGACCGGTTCGACTGCGAACGCGGCGTCGAGTTCCCGACGTTCGCGATGCCCACGGTCGTCGGCGAGATCAAGCGCTTCTTCCGCGACACCTCCTGGTCCGTGCGCGTGCCGCGCCGCCTCCAGGAGCTGCGCCTGGCGCTCACGAAGGCCAGCGACGAGCTCGCGCAGAAGCTGGACCGCTCCCCCACCGTTCCCGAGCTCGCCGCCGTCCTCGGGGTGTCGGAGGACGACGTCGTGGACGGCCTCGCCGTCGGCAACGCCTACACCGCGTCGTCGCTCGACTCGCCGTCGCTGGAGGACGACGGCGGTGAGGGCTCGCTCGCGGACCGCCTCGGGTACGAGGACACCGCGCTGGAGGGCGTCGAGTACCGGGAGTCGCTGAAGCCGCTGCTGGCCAAACTCCCCACGCGGGAGCGGCAGATCATCATGCTGCGCTTCTTCGCGAACATGACGCAGTCGCAGATCGGCGAGGAGGTCGGCATCTCGCAGATGCACGTCTCCCGCCTCCTGACCCGCACGCTGGCGCAGCTGCGGGAGGGGCTCATCTCGGACTGA
- a CDS encoding RNA polymerase sigma factor SigF: MEPDAESGTAAEAATDTEPDAESDADSRPRRAADTRALTQVLFGELKKLERGTPEHGRVRAALIEANLPLVRYAAARFRSRNEPMEDVVQVGTIGLINAIDRFDPDRGVQFPTFAMPTVVGEIKRYFRDNVRTVHVPRRLHELWVQVNGATEDLTTLHGRSPTTAEIAEHLKISEDEVLSCIEAGRSYHATSLEAAQEGDGLPGLLDRLGYEDPALAGVEHRDLVRHLLVQLPEREQRILMLRYYRNLTQSQISQELGVSQMHVSRLLARSFARLRSANRIDA; this comes from the coding sequence ATTGAGCCCGACGCCGAGTCCGGCACCGCGGCCGAGGCCGCGACCGACACCGAGCCCGACGCCGAGTCGGATGCCGACTCCCGCCCGCGCCGGGCGGCGGACACCCGGGCGCTCACCCAGGTGCTCTTCGGCGAGCTGAAGAAGCTGGAGCGCGGCACCCCGGAGCACGGCCGGGTGCGCGCGGCTCTCATCGAGGCGAACCTCCCGCTCGTGCGCTACGCCGCCGCCCGTTTCCGGTCCCGCAACGAGCCGATGGAGGACGTCGTCCAGGTCGGCACGATCGGCCTGATCAACGCCATCGACCGGTTCGACCCGGACCGCGGGGTGCAGTTCCCCACCTTCGCGATGCCCACGGTCGTCGGCGAGATCAAGCGGTACTTCCGCGACAACGTCCGCACCGTGCACGTGCCGCGGCGGCTCCACGAGCTGTGGGTGCAGGTGAACGGCGCCACCGAGGACCTCACCACCCTCCACGGCCGCTCCCCGACGACCGCCGAGATCGCCGAGCACCTGAAGATCTCCGAGGACGAGGTCCTGTCCTGCATCGAGGCGGGCCGCTCGTACCACGCGACCTCCCTGGAGGCCGCCCAGGAGGGCGACGGGCTGCCCGGACTGCTGGACCGACTCGGCTACGAGGACCCCGCCCTCGCCGGCGTCGAGCACCGCGACCTCGTCCGGCACCTCCTCGTCCAGCTGCCCGAGCGGGAGCAGCGGATCCTGATGCTCCGTTACTACCGGAATCTGACGCAGTCGCAGATCAGCCAGGAACTCGGCGTCTCGCAGATGCACGTGTCAAGACTCCTCGCCCGCAGCTTCGCCCGGTTGAGGTCCGCAAACAGGATCGATGCATAG
- a CDS encoding Dabb family protein: MIRHLVLFKLNEGVQRDEPRVEAGVLAFQELGDLIPELTAWECAWNITDRPIAYDFAINSAVEDLDALKRYIEHPAHQAAAGQWREFATWVIADYEF; encoded by the coding sequence GTGATCCGCCACCTGGTCCTCTTCAAGCTCAACGAGGGTGTACAGCGGGACGAGCCCCGTGTGGAGGCGGGAGTACTGGCCTTCCAGGAGCTCGGCGACCTCATCCCGGAGCTGACGGCCTGGGAGTGCGCCTGGAACATCACCGACCGGCCGATCGCGTACGACTTCGCCATCAACTCCGCCGTCGAGGACCTGGACGCGCTCAAGCGGTACATCGAGCACCCCGCGCACCAGGCGGCCGCCGGGCAGTGGCGGGAGTTCGCCACGTGGGTGATCGCCGACTACGAGTTCTGA
- the tadA gene encoding tRNA adenosine(34) deaminase TadA, with product MERALAEAARAALAGDVPVGAVVLGPDGSLVATGHNEREATGDPTAHAEVLALRRAAERLGAWRLTGCTLVVTLEPCVMCAGALVQSRVDRVVFGALDEKAGAVGSLWDLARDRRLNHRPEVVHGVLAEECAEQLTRFFRDR from the coding sequence ATGGAGCGGGCGCTGGCGGAGGCCGCGCGGGCCGCGCTGGCCGGCGACGTGCCGGTCGGCGCGGTGGTGCTCGGACCGGACGGCTCGCTCGTCGCGACCGGGCACAACGAGCGCGAGGCCACCGGCGATCCCACCGCGCACGCCGAGGTGTTGGCGCTGCGCCGCGCCGCGGAGCGGCTCGGCGCGTGGCGGCTGACGGGCTGCACCCTCGTCGTGACGCTGGAGCCGTGCGTGATGTGCGCGGGCGCGCTCGTCCAGTCCCGCGTCGACCGGGTGGTGTTCGGGGCCCTCGACGAGAAGGCGGGCGCCGTCGGCTCGCTGTGGGACCTGGCGCGGGACCGGCGGTTGAACCACCGTCCGGAGGTGGTGCACGGGGTGCTCGCCGAGGAGTGCGCCGAGCAGCTGACCCGCTTCTTCCGCGACCGCTGA